ATAGTCGGTTCTTTTTTGCGCTGCGGTATGATTACCGGCACGATTTCGTCTTTAAAACGCCCTGAATCTATCGCGGCGATGGCCTTTGTCTGGCTCGCGAGGGCGAATTCGTCCTGTGCTTCGCGGGATACGCCGAACTGTCTCGCCACGTTGTCGGCGGTCTGTATCATCGAGAATGTCCCGTAGATGTCATTGGGCTGGCTTTTTGGCTGGCTCTCGATGTTAGGGTCTACAAAAACGCCGTTGCCGTTGCCGACGCCGAATCTGGCGTTGCGGATATAGAAGGGAGCGGTGCTCATACTCTCCACGCCGCCTGTAAGTACGACGTCGGAATATCCGCACTGGATCTGCTGCATGCCGCTGAGGATCGCCTGCATCCCGGACGCGCACTGGCGATGGACGGTGTATGCCGGAGTCGCCTCCGGTATCTGCATCATGAGCGAGACGATCCTTGCGATGTTGGGGGCGTCCGTCGTCTGCTTCGCCTGTCCGCAGATCACCTCGTCGATTATCTCTTTGCCGATCCCTGCCTTGGAAACAGCCCCTTCAAGAGCGACTCTCAGCAGCTCTTCCGGCTGCGTATTTTTCAGGGTCCCTCCGATTGATCCAAGCGGCGTCCTGGCTGCGGATACCACATATACCTCTTTCATTGCTTACCATCAACCTTTCATGCTGTGTTGCTGACTTAATGCGTGTTTTATGCGCCTTCTGTAAAACCTATTAGTGTGTGCGCATTTAAGATATCAAGGAGCTGTATTTCTGTGCATGTTTTGTGAAATAAAAAACAAATAATATTTTTGTAGAAAATTATAAAATGAGACCTTCGGTGATTATTTTAAGGAAATATTAGAAACGTAAAAATACACTGATAGTAAGATGTTGGATAAGTTAAATTTATCTTAAATTGTATAAAATAACAAGTAATTTATTATATTTTTATATAAAAATCTAAATGCCGTGGAGGAAATATGATATAATGCCGGTAAGGGGGGGGGAGGTGCATTATGCGTGAATCTATAGATGTCGAATGGCTCACCGAGATCACGATGTTTAAAAATAATATCAGGCTTGTGGCCGGCGGAGGCGGTCTCAGCCGTCATGTGACATATGTGGCAGTGCAGGAGGCCCCTGACTTTTATGAGTGGATCGAAGGCGGGGAATTTATCCTTTCTACGTGGTACGCATTCAAGGACGACATTGATGCCGGACTTGCCGCCATACGCAACATGTGCGACAAAGCATCAGGAATCTGCATAAAGGTCAACCGGTTTATCGATAAGATACCGCCCGAGTATCTGAGATGTGCCGATGAATTTAATCTCCCTCTGTTTGTTGTGGACAAAGACGTAAAATTTCGCGAAATCATAAAGAGCATCACCCTTGAGATCAATATGGCTCACGTCAACGTCCTGATCCAACTGAACGATTATTACACATATCTTTTTCAGACGGCTCTGGAAAACGGAAGCGCTGACTCGATGCTGCTTGATTTTGCCAGGCGTTCCGGCCTGATCGCGATCACGATTTCCACTGATTTTAAACAGCTGCGCGGTATGCGTTCTTTTCAGAAACTGCCGAATCATGAATACAGGCTTCAGGTCATAAAAGATATTATCAATTCGAACTCCAACAGGGTGAAATATTTCTGTGAAAACGAATATCATATTTTCCCCTGTATTGCGCGAGGTTATTGTTATGGTTATCTTGTGGTGCTGAGCGTCAACGTATTATCTGAACGTCAGCGCCTGTACGTCGCCCAGTTGGTCAATATCATAACGATAAAATGGCTTGACAGACAGGAACAGGAAAATGATTCGCTGCTTTCATTATTGGATATGATTATGAATAGCCCGGGAAAAGATCAGGAACATATAGTTCAGTTTTTGACTAAAAAATCCATTGATATCAGCTCCGGTATAAGAGCTGTTCAATTAAAGTATAGTAAATCGAAGAAAGGCAATGCTAAGGTTA
The window above is part of the Cloacibacillus evryensis DSM 19522 genome. Proteins encoded here:
- a CDS encoding PucR family transcriptional regulator, whose product is MRESIDVEWLTEITMFKNNIRLVAGGGGLSRHVTYVAVQEAPDFYEWIEGGEFILSTWYAFKDDIDAGLAAIRNMCDKASGICIKVNRFIDKIPPEYLRCADEFNLPLFVVDKDVKFREIIKSITLEINMAHVNVLIQLNDYYTYLFQTALENGSADSMLLDFARRSGLIAITISTDFKQLRGMRSFQKLPNHEYRLQVIKDIINSNSNRVKYFCENEYHIFPCIARGYCYGYLVVLSVNVLSERQRLYVAQLVNIITIKWLDRQEQENDSLLSLLDMIMNSPGKDQEHIVQFLTKKSIDISSGIRAVQLKYSKSKKGNAKVNFSVVQRFLVDLMAVKPNLLYIWDKAADAFTLLIDGQGCEKEGEGLSHGFLYNVVKISENYKEISVSIGPVVTKVSDISISIKMAINSFLFKNSEIPKVMYYKENLMQFALLGGAGSRESDFFLEEVIMPLAEHDRRYNDCIMQTLSSVAENVSLEQAAQKQNVHVNSVRYRLQKIKNICGLDFFSQAEKYVIITAYMIYQNRDKYRY
- a CDS encoding thiolase family protein; translated protein: MKEVYVVSAARTPLGSIGGTLKNTQPEELLRVALEGAVSKAGIGKEIIDEVICGQAKQTTDAPNIARIVSLMMQIPEATPAYTVHRQCASGMQAILSGMQQIQCGYSDVVLTGGVESMSTAPFYIRNARFGVGNGNGVFVDPNIESQPKSQPNDIYGTFSMIQTADNVARQFGVSREAQDEFALASQTKAIAAIDSGRFKDEIVPVIIPQRKKEPTIFDTDEFPKRGTNMEKLSKLKTIFPEGFVTAGNASGRNDGAAAVMVASKEKVEELGLKPLARIIAGCAAGVDPRIMGMGPVAATRKLMKMIEPQNLKLDDFGLVELNEAFAAQSVACVNELGLNPETVNVNGGAIALGHPLGCSGARISTTLLYEMQKRDVRYGLATICIAGGLGMAMAFEKI